The Cydia strobilella chromosome 7, ilCydStro3.1, whole genome shotgun sequence DNA segment TGTCAGCAGACATTTTAGCGTCGTTATGACATCCATGACATCACATTCACTTAATTTTGGTGTCAATTTGGTCTACTTCTTTCCCTTCCCTTTTGCTTCTTTCCCTCCCTTCTTCCCTTTCTCTGGAACTGGTGCAGGGATTGGCTCCGGTTCAGGCGGCGGCGTCGGCGGTAGCTTCCTCTCAGGCCATTTCCTCTTCATATACTCCCCCATCATCGCAACATCAACCCTCTTCGCCCCTTTTTTAGAGGCAGGTCCAGGGAAAATGCTAGCCAACTCTGCTATAAGCCCATCTTCTAAAACAACTCCTGCAAATTTAATCGCATCTGTAAATTCCTTTATTTCTAACATATTGCTTCCTTCTTTCAGTAGTTGGTAAATCACTAGCGCTATGTCTACTTTATGTTTCTTAGGCTTCTTGCATATATACTCTACTCGGTTCAGCGTCGTTTCCCTAGAGTCTGCACTTGTTGCCTTGTATAATCCTTCAACATATCCGTAAGTTACTTCTACGTTTTGTTTAACTGGTAATTGCTTCATAGcgtttaacatttttataaagtCTACATTTACAGTAATACCATCCATATAAAGTTTCTGTATTTTAACTATCTTGGTTTGTAATTTATGTATAAAGAGTATGGAATCCGCGGCGCTAATCGGGTTGTATGAAACGTTATAAGTGACCATTTTCTTGGGTTTTGACATAAAGACAGTCAGGTCTAATGCGACTTCTGTGGTCGATAGCTTGTTATTGCTGATGTCTAAATGTTGCAAGAATTTTGCCTTGAATATCTGTTTTATTCCTCCGGATATTTTGGTGCCACTTAAACTGTTCCATGATAagtttatatatttaagtaagtCGCTGTTGCCTAACTCAATGAGTAGGTTGCAGAGTCCGGAAGGGAAGGAATACAAAAGGTTGCGGGATAGGTCTAAGTGTGTTATTTTGTTGTTCCACTCTAAAGCTTCAGAGAGAGTTTGTGCACCTTTTCCGCTGATGCTATTGTTGGAAAGGTTAACTTCCTGAACATCAGATCGGGAGAATATAGCTTGAGCGAAGTGATCAGTACCGGAATCACCCATCTGATTCCGACTAAGATTGATCACCTTTAAAATTTTGTTCGTCGGCAGTCCCGCACATAGTCTGAGAGTTCCGCTCGGCCCAATCCTACATCCCGAAAGATTTAACTCAGTTAACATAGTATTCGTTGTCAGCATCTCACCTAAATGGAAGCAGGCGTCGTCGTTTAAAAAGTTGTCCGTCAAATCAATGCTGGTAAGCGTTTTATTGTTGATTAGACTCTTGGTAATAGCTTGGATGCCGTAAGGATTAACGCAGTAATAGCTCAAGTCTGCCTTATTTCCGAGCAGCGCTCTGTGGAAAATTCGAACCGGTGTCTGATTCGTCTGCTTGCATAAAGTTAGGTAAAGCTCTTGGCCGTCGTCAGAGTAGATGTGTTTAGGCGCTGGTCCTAATAACGCGTGTGATATCCCAGGGTCAGGTATGCAGGGGTAATTGTAGTAAACATGTCTGAAGACTGCGCTGTCAGACTGGCTGACGTAAGCGGCACATATTTCTCCACTTCCTGGGTCGTAGATACCCTGTTCGAATAGTACTCTCTTCTGATTAGGGGCTTCTAAATCGATGACGAGTGAAGACCATTCAGACATGGAAGGTTCCACTGATTCCTCCTCATGGACTTGTAGTTGTAAGACTTCCACGGTCTCAGCAGACCCGCTGCTGGACATGatggtaaataattttaaacgtattacaaatataaagaaatctaaaataaattaaaaatcaaataaaaaatcgtaaaaaatcaATGAcagtaaaaaaatgacattttgtaaatcCTTGCCATATCCTCGCTTAATAAAAATGcttaaaaactgttaaaaaCCACATAGACCTGTAAAAAACCATGAATATAGATAGGATTATTGCACCTCTAtgttaaaaacatattaaattattaatttaat contains these protein-coding regions:
- the LOC134742645 gene encoding leucine-rich repeat-containing protein 74B-like, which translates into the protein MSSSGSAETVEVLQLQVHEEESVEPSMSEWSSLVIDLEAPNQKRVLFEQGIYDPGSGEICAAYVSQSDSAVFRHVYYNYPCIPDPGISHALLGPAPKHIYSDDGQELYLTLCKQTNQTPVRIFHRALLGNKADLSYYCVNPYGIQAITKSLINNKTLTSIDLTDNFLNDDACFHLGEMLTTNTMLTELNLSGCRIGPSGTLRLCAGLPTNKILKVINLSRNQMGDSGTDHFAQAIFSRSDVQEVNLSNNSISGKGAQTLSEALEWNNKITHLDLSRNLLYSFPSGLCNLLIELGNSDLLKYINLSWNSLSGTKISGGIKQIFKAKFLQHLDISNNKLSTTEVALDLTVFMSKPKKMVTYNVSYNPISAADSILFIHKLQTKIVKIQKLYMDGITVNVDFIKMLNAMKQLPVKQNVEVTYGYVEGLYKATSADSRETTLNRVEYICKKPKKHKVDIALVIYQLLKEGSNMLEIKEFTDAIKFAGVVLEDGLIAELASIFPGPASKKGAKRVDVAMMGEYMKRKWPERKLPPTPPPEPEPIPAPVPEKGKKGGKEAKGKGKK